The region TAAGTCAGTCAACTCATCACTTCTCTCTTCATAGTTTCAATaatcagtttttcttttttatttttttatcgtGTTTTTTCGACGATCAAGCTCAAAGTTAAATTGAGCATGGATCTATTAACTAATCAGTTGATTTCTCCCATGGCCGCTGCGAcatatattatttcattcttATTCTTGATGATGATGCTTGAAGTTGAAGCCAGTCCTATTCACATTCCATCAAAAAACATAACACTAGGCTCTTCACTCTCCCCTCTCACTGAACACACTTCATGGCCCTCGCCTTCTGGCCGTTTCGCATTTGGGTTCTACAAACAAGGCGATGGCTTCTCAGTGGGAACTTGGTTAACCACTAAACCAGATATCACACTGGTTTGGACTGCACATCGAGAAGATCCCCCAGTTTCACCAAATTCTACGCTGACTTTAACCAAGGATGGTCAGCTCATTCTGAGAACCAGCGATCATCAAACCAAGGATATTCTCATCGCTAACTCCTCAGAGCCTGCTTCTTTTGCTTTAATGTTTGATTCCGGCAATTTCGTGCTCTACAATGATAGCTTTCAAAAGATCTGGTCAAGCTTCGACTTCCCCACAGATACATTACTGGGAGGCCAGAGTTTATATACTAACAATCAATTGGTTTCCAGTGTATCTGAAGCAAATAGTTCAACTGGAAGATTTCGTGTGATCTTGCAAGGAGATGGGAATCTTGTCTCATATCCCACAAGCACAACAATGGACGAATCAGAGGCATACTGGGCCAGTGGCATCTTTTACGGATTTGCAGTTCACAGCTTATATCTAAATCATACTGGTGGACTTGTCTTGATCAACAACAAATCTAAACCTATCCAGATTTTGTATCCTGATTCTTCTTTATACAACAGCTCAATCATTTACAGGGCAACTCTAGGCCATGACGGAATTTTTCGTTTGTATTCTCATAATGGTGAGTACAACACATCCCTGAAATGGAAAAAACCGGAAGAGGCCTGTCTGGTGAAGACTTTTTGTGGCTTTAACAGCTATTGTTCACTGTATGATGACGAAGCCAGATGCCGTTGTCTTCCTGGTACTGATTTTGTTGACCCTGGTGACATGAATAGCGGGTGCGAGAGATATTATGTTGAAGAAATCTGCGCAGAAATGAATTTAACTACTACAAAATTATACAACCTGACTTCAATGGAGATGATCACATGGGATGATTATCCATATCTCCAAGAAGAAATGGACTCTAAAGAAGATTGCGGGAAATCCTGTTTAGAGGACTGCAATTGTGATGCGGCGTTGTACAAAGAACCGACTTGCAGGAAACAAAAGCTTCCGTTGACAACTGCTAGGAGAGACCAAAGTGGAGATTCCTCGGCCATAGCTTTCTTCAAATTGAGCAAGAAAAATATCACAAGAGATGCACGTGGCAATAGTTTACCAGAGCCACCAGTAGTGACAAGCAAGAAGGCAATTGTGCTAATTCTGGTAATGACTTTCAGCTTCGTTACTTGTTCATGTATTCTCCTTGGAATGTCCggaatttttgttttcaaataccGAGTTGCGAAATACAAATGGCTGTTGGAAACTGGAAACTTTGGCTTGTCCGATGAGCTTACTATGCGATCGTTTTCCTACAACGAGCTTAAGAAGGCAACCAATGGATTTAAAGAAGAGGTGGGCAGGGGCTCTTTTGGGGCAGTATATAAAGGAGCCTTTTACAAAGGTGAAAAACTTGTTGCAGTGAAGAGGCTggagaaaatgataaatgagaGTAGTGAAAGAGAATTCCACGCAGAAATGCAGGTAATAGGTAGAATTCATCACAAGAATTTGGTTCGATTGCTTGGTTACTGTGCTGTGGATTCGAAGAGGCTTTTGGTTTATGAATACATGAGTAATGGCTCTCTAGCTGATCTCCTCTTTCACTCTGAAACATCCCCAGATTGGAACGAGAGAGTGAGAATCGCATTGGATGTTGCTAAAGGAATTCTTTATCTTCATGATGAATGTGAAGCACCCATCATTCATTGTGATATAAAGCCTCAAAACATCCTACTAGATGATTTTTGGACAGCAAAGATCTCCGATTTCGGGCTAGCAAAATTGTTAATGCCAGACCAAACAAGGACTTTCACCTTGATGAGAGGAACAAGAGGTTACATGGCACCTGAATGGTCGAAGAATACTCCAATATCAGTCAAAGCAGACATTTACAGTTACGGAGTTGTGCTCCTTGAAATTATTGCTTGCAGAAGAAACATGGACACTAAAGCATCAAACCCGGATGAAATCATTCTTATTAACTGGGTTTACAAGTGCTTCGTTAATcgagagttgaataaacttgTTCGCGATGAAGTAGATAAGAAGATTTTCGAGAACCTGGTAAAGGTGGGGCTCTGGTGTGTTCAAGATGAACCAGCTCTGCGTCCTTCAATGAAGAGTGTAGTGATGATGTTAGAAGGGATTACTGATGTCTCTATTCCTCCTTGTCCCACTTCTTCCTTGGGGTGAAGTCTCTTATACATGcttaataatttatgaataaaaatatgtatataaataaattatacaaatttatctctatatactgatataatagtttatgattaagtgatgtaagtatttatattttcttttacttcaaaGTCAACCAATCACAAATTGAAATTAAGACATTTCTCCCAAGTCTGTCATCTCAAAGACTTGCATCATGTCTTTTTTGAACTGTTGAATAAGTCCAACATTATTGCCTGTGACCAGTAGATCATCCATATATAAAGAGATCACAATAAAGTTAGCCTGAtcacttttaataaataaagtagaTTCACGAAGACTTTTAACAAAGCCTAGTTTCAATAAGTAATCATCAATCCTGTTGTACCAAGCTCTTAGGgattgttttaaaccatacaaaACCTTCTTTAGTAGATAGACCTTGTCCTCATGCCCTTTCACAACAAAGCCTTTAGGTTGCTTGACATAGATTTCTTCCTTCAGAAATCCATTTAAGAATGCTGACTTGACATCGAGCTGGTAGATTTTCCATCTTTTTTATGCTACAATAGCTAGAAGTATCTTGATAGTATCTAACCTTGCAACAGGAGCAAATGTATCAAAGAAATctactttaaaaatttgaacatgTCCTTTTACTACTAACCTTGCTTCATGCTTATTGATTGAGCCATTTGCATTTAGCTTTCTTCTAAACACCCACTTGACTCCAATCACTTTTCTATGTTTAGGTCTTTCAACTAGTTcccaagttttatttttttcaatcatgGAGAGCTCCTCCTGCATTGCAGCCCTCAACTTGTGATCTTTTTTCAACTTCTTAATACCCTTCTGGTTTAAGAACAACAACATCGCATTTCTGATAAATATCAGAGAGCAATCTAGTAAAAGCAACAAACTTCCTAGCTACTAACAGTAACAACtactaaataacaaaaaataaaaaagacttGGTCAAAA is a window of Mangifera indica cultivar Alphonso unplaced genomic scaffold, CATAS_Mindica_2.1 Un_0050, whole genome shotgun sequence DNA encoding:
- the LOC123206807 gene encoding G-type lectin S-receptor-like serine/threonine-protein kinase LECRK1 — translated: MDLLTNQLISPMAAATYIISFLFLMMMLEVEASPIHIPSKNITLGSSLSPLTEHTSWPSPSGRFAFGFYKQGDGFSVGTWLTTKPDITLVWTAHREDPPVSPNSTLTLTKDGQLILRTSDHQTKDILIANSSEPASFALMFDSGNFVLYNDSFQKIWSSFDFPTDTLLGGQSLYTNNQLVSSVSEANSSTGRFRVILQGDGNLVSYPTSTTMDESEAYWASGIFYGFAVHSLYLNHTGGLVLINNKSKPIQILYPDSSLYNSSIIYRATLGHDGIFRLYSHNGEYNTSLKWKKPEEACLVKTFCGFNSYCSLYDDEARCRCLPGTDFVDPGDMNSGCERYYVEEICAEMNLTTTKLYNLTSMEMITWDDYPYLQEEMDSKEDCGKSCLEDCNCDAALYKEPTCRKQKLPLTTARRDQSGDSSAIAFFKLSKKNITRDARGNSLPEPPVVTSKKAIVLILVMTFSFVTCSCILLGMSGIFVFKYRVAKYKWLLETGNFGLSDELTMRSFSYNELKKATNGFKEEVGRGSFGAVYKGAFYKGEKLVAVKRLEKMINESSEREFHAEMQVIGRIHHKNLVRLLGYCAVDSKRLLVYEYMSNGSLADLLFHSETSPDWNERVRIALDVAKGILYLHDECEAPIIHCDIKPQNILLDDFWTAKISDFGLAKLLMPDQTRTFTLMRGTRGYMAPEWSKNTPISVKADIYSYGVVLLEIIACRRNMDTKASNPDEIILINWVYKCFVNRELNKLVRDEVDKKIFENLVKVGLWCVQDEPALRPSMKSVVMMLEGITDVSIPPCPTSSLG